The Desulfosporosinus acidiphilus SJ4 genome has a window encoding:
- a CDS encoding PD-(D/E)XK nuclease family protein, which translates to MKALINQLDSIFKKNPLGEKVLIVPKFSAGRQLIDGCTKSGLKPLNLKIMTLSGLAEEVCKQMLFRSKRSIIPTALGQELFIGILKNLSDTGKLTYFNCLEVTPGVSRVIYNAINELKMQELTMDKVSPTKFVNTAKGEDILHIWAEYEKELQSRGFLDLSDLYTEAITPKMSATSRTYIVLSNLKLTSLERDFLELLTKRDYEVFHLPRPKGIAAYAPLENNILPVEKDISALNKLLWLYDLPNASANQQVLPVELFRSYGESNELNEVLRKIKKRELPFDQTAIYYTTEGPYAPLTFTLTQELNLPVTFGSGINIRFTSPGRLYHGLLTWAENGFRVSDFIPLLLNGGLNLSDQDAPSKLSIIRLLRNSSIGWGKERYATELEKAISLLEQEIEDTGKQVRDSDSFMQSKLLSLKWLKEFFVDIFDLFPEPNLVGNFSYGKFAGWLLKLMHNFSLVKNIADGDAKKVICEHLLMIRDWFQEGMELKEIYSRLSVISEKQVNASNPKPGYLHVDHYRAGIYIDRPHVFVVGLDANRFPGSRIEDPILLDVERENLGYELPLRGLRYKEKTYDLVQFLGTVSGSLTASYTAFDTAENRVVFPAAVLLQLYRLLTGDETQDYSDLIKSLGERKGFIPYEPEEALGATEWWLYQLTSGKKLDLTSIKSLYPALYNGLQADIKKQGVGLTVHDGLVKIDGAMLDPTVNHNLILSCSELETLAKCPYSYFLRYVLRVVPREELTYDPNRWLDSKTKGSLFHAIFYKFYRELQELGAKPGLVKHQNYLFELADELITLQRSEVPPPNELVFEQDRRNLLDSCRVFLRSEEVEAQNSHPEYFELTFGMSGDNAGLGEVEAISITMPNGGRFYLKGKIDRVDKTSAGYKVWDYKTGSTYGYSDREHFKGGRQLQHALYPLAVEQIFLQKGISSNPKVIESGYIFPTVKGEGKRVLRSQVKRDSFYEILDQLLVLLTQGIYVMTEDDNDCTFCDYAEACNRSSREPQSLQKMMVDAFRRLRSYA; encoded by the coding sequence ATGAAAGCATTGATAAACCAGTTAGACAGTATTTTTAAGAAAAACCCATTAGGCGAAAAGGTATTGATAGTCCCTAAATTTTCTGCGGGTAGGCAGTTAATAGATGGCTGTACCAAAAGTGGGTTAAAGCCGTTGAACCTCAAAATAATGACTTTGTCAGGCCTGGCAGAAGAAGTTTGCAAGCAAATGCTTTTTAGGAGTAAGCGCTCAATTATACCGACTGCATTGGGCCAAGAGCTGTTCATCGGAATTTTAAAGAATTTAAGCGATACGGGCAAACTAACATACTTTAACTGTTTGGAGGTGACGCCTGGGGTCAGTAGGGTCATCTACAACGCAATTAACGAGTTAAAGATGCAAGAACTGACGATGGACAAAGTTTCACCGACCAAGTTTGTTAACACTGCTAAAGGAGAAGATATTCTACACATATGGGCAGAATACGAAAAGGAGCTTCAGAGCCGAGGTTTTTTAGACCTATCGGACCTCTACACTGAAGCCATCACCCCAAAAATGAGTGCAACATCACGCACATATATTGTTCTATCAAACCTTAAGCTAACTTCACTCGAAAGAGACTTTTTAGAGTTGCTTACCAAACGTGATTATGAAGTTTTTCACTTGCCCCGACCAAAGGGCATTGCAGCGTATGCTCCTTTAGAAAACAATATCCTACCTGTTGAAAAGGATATTAGTGCACTTAATAAGTTGCTATGGTTGTATGATCTGCCGAATGCATCAGCCAACCAGCAAGTATTACCGGTGGAGTTATTCAGATCTTACGGGGAATCGAACGAACTGAATGAAGTACTAAGAAAGATAAAGAAACGGGAACTTCCGTTTGACCAAACCGCGATTTATTATACAACCGAAGGTCCTTATGCCCCTTTGACATTTACCCTGACACAGGAATTGAACTTACCTGTAACATTCGGATCGGGCATAAATATCCGCTTTACAAGTCCTGGACGACTGTATCACGGACTCCTGACCTGGGCAGAAAACGGATTTCGTGTGTCCGATTTTATCCCCTTGCTCTTAAACGGAGGACTCAACCTCTCCGATCAAGATGCTCCATCAAAGTTATCCATTATACGATTGCTAAGGAATAGTAGCATTGGATGGGGGAAGGAACGATACGCTACGGAGTTGGAAAAAGCAATATCTCTGTTGGAACAAGAAATTGAAGACACGGGTAAGCAGGTACGGGACAGTGATTCCTTCATGCAAAGTAAATTGCTAAGTCTTAAATGGCTGAAAGAATTTTTCGTCGATATATTTGACTTGTTTCCAGAACCGAATTTAGTGGGCAACTTCTCTTATGGCAAATTTGCTGGATGGCTTCTTAAGTTGATGCATAACTTTAGTTTAGTTAAAAACATTGCTGATGGTGATGCAAAGAAAGTTATATGTGAACATTTACTCATGATTAGAGACTGGTTTCAAGAAGGCATGGAACTTAAAGAAATCTACAGTAGGCTTTCAGTCATAAGTGAAAAACAGGTCAACGCTTCGAACCCTAAACCCGGTTATTTGCATGTAGACCACTACCGTGCGGGTATATATATTGATCGACCTCATGTTTTTGTTGTCGGGCTCGATGCAAACCGTTTCCCAGGATCAAGAATAGAAGATCCCATTCTGTTAGATGTAGAACGCGAGAATTTAGGTTATGAACTCCCGCTACGAGGTCTTAGATATAAAGAAAAGACTTATGATTTAGTCCAATTCTTAGGCACAGTTTCTGGATCACTTACCGCCAGTTATACGGCGTTTGATACAGCCGAAAACAGAGTAGTCTTTCCGGCGGCTGTTCTTTTGCAACTGTACCGTTTGCTAACGGGTGATGAGACCCAAGACTATAGCGACCTCATAAAATCTCTGGGTGAAAGAAAAGGTTTTATCCCATACGAGCCCGAGGAAGCTTTGGGGGCGACGGAATGGTGGTTATACCAACTTACTTCTGGAAAGAAATTAGATTTAACTTCAATAAAATCACTTTATCCTGCTCTTTATAACGGATTACAAGCGGACATAAAAAAACAAGGGGTCGGCTTAACTGTGCATGATGGGTTAGTTAAAATTGACGGTGCGATGTTAGACCCGACTGTAAATCATAATCTTATTTTGTCTTGTAGCGAACTTGAAACTCTCGCTAAATGTCCCTATTCGTATTTTCTACGCTATGTCTTAAGGGTCGTACCTCGGGAAGAACTAACGTATGATCCGAATAGATGGCTCGACAGTAAAACTAAAGGGAGCTTGTTCCATGCAATTTTTTATAAATTCTATAGAGAACTACAAGAATTGGGTGCTAAGCCGGGGTTGGTCAAACATCAAAATTATCTATTTGAACTTGCCGATGAACTTATTACACTACAGAGGTCGGAAGTACCACCGCCAAATGAGTTAGTTTTTGAGCAGGATCGACGAAATCTACTTGATTCTTGCAGAGTGTTTTTAAGATCTGAAGAAGTTGAGGCACAAAACTCTCACCCCGAGTATTTCGAATTAACATTTGGTATGTCGGGAGATAATGCTGGACTTGGTGAAGTGGAAGCAATATCAATTACCATGCCAAATGGGGGAAGATTTTATTTAAAAGGTAAGATTGACAGGGTAGACAAAACGTCTGCTGGTTACAAAGTTTGGGATTATAAGACGGGCAGTACCTATGGATACTCAGACAGGGAGCATTTCAAGGGGGGCAGGCAGCTGCAACATGCTTTATATCCTCTTGCTGTGGAGCAGATCTTTCTACAAAAAGGAATTTCCTCTAACCCGAAGGTAATTGAAAGCGGGTATATCTTCCCAACTGTCAAAGGCGAAGGTAAACGAGTCCTTCGGAGTCAAGTAAAACGGGATAGTTTTTACGAGATTCTTGATCAACTTCTTGTGTTACTTACCCAAGGAATTTATGTCATGACAGAAGATGATAATGATTGCACGTTCTGCGATTACGCTGAAGCTTGTAACCGATCATCACGGGAGCCGCAAAGTCTTCAGAAAATGATGGTTGACGCTTTTAGGAGGTTAAGAAGTTATGCCTAA
- a CDS encoding 4Fe-4S binding protein, with translation MSSKKQPINLLNIPILKRFFKSPLYPRIFQWITVLVFGLIMFETLAGPTSVGENFGSAATWVLWWPLIPFFFFLLGRFWCGICPFAWVSDLTQKLFGANLKVPNFIRKNGLWIIDITFIFITWSDHIWGIVESPRGSGTLLLLILGGVMVTALLFERRTWCRYLCFLGSLSGNYSRAGMLELRADKETCKTCKTKDCYKGSAKAPGCPMFEFPMTMENNANCNLCGSCIKSCPNDSIRLTPRKPTSEFWSMTKAHFEESFLAIVIVGIVFVQNITMLDLYPSFLKWVELTLGIGNENIAFTILFIFAMTTPVLLLFAATAVSKRSTGETLRNAFARFGYAVIPLDLASHMAHNLFHLLAEGKATYYTFMGLFGVHVEGSTSFIADPTIQIMQYFLVIVGTLGSMYAAYRIAKRNYGVSKALSVSMPYLLVILLFGILNFLTFTVRMAMRM, from the coding sequence ATGTCTTCTAAAAAACAGCCCATAAACTTACTCAATATTCCTATACTCAAACGCTTTTTTAAAAGTCCTTTATATCCAAGAATCTTCCAATGGATTACTGTTTTAGTTTTTGGATTAATCATGTTCGAAACTTTAGCAGGTCCAACCAGCGTCGGCGAAAACTTTGGTTCCGCCGCCACTTGGGTTCTTTGGTGGCCATTAATCCCTTTTTTCTTCTTTCTGCTGGGTCGGTTTTGGTGTGGAATTTGCCCTTTTGCCTGGGTGAGCGATCTCACCCAAAAGTTATTTGGGGCTAACCTTAAGGTTCCGAACTTTATCCGCAAGAACGGTCTCTGGATCATCGATATTACTTTCATCTTTATCACCTGGTCGGATCACATTTGGGGGATTGTAGAATCTCCCCGAGGATCTGGAACCCTCTTACTACTTATCTTAGGTGGCGTAATGGTAACCGCTTTGCTCTTTGAACGCCGCACCTGGTGTCGTTATCTATGTTTTCTTGGTAGTTTGTCCGGCAACTATTCCCGGGCTGGTATGTTAGAACTCCGGGCTGACAAAGAAACCTGTAAAACCTGCAAAACGAAAGATTGTTATAAGGGAAGTGCTAAAGCCCCTGGTTGTCCGATGTTTGAGTTTCCGATGACTATGGAAAACAACGCCAATTGTAATCTCTGTGGTAGCTGCATTAAAAGCTGCCCAAATGATTCGATCCGCTTAACCCCCCGTAAACCGACCAGTGAATTTTGGTCGATGACTAAGGCACATTTTGAAGAGTCTTTCTTAGCGATTGTCATCGTCGGAATTGTGTTTGTCCAAAACATTACTATGTTAGACTTATACCCGTCCTTCCTCAAGTGGGTAGAGCTGACCTTGGGTATTGGTAATGAAAATATCGCCTTTACGATCCTCTTTATCTTTGCTATGACTACTCCGGTATTATTACTGTTCGCAGCCACCGCAGTTTCTAAGCGTTCAACCGGTGAGACTCTACGTAATGCCTTTGCGCGTTTTGGCTATGCAGTCATTCCACTTGACCTTGCTTCCCACATGGCCCATAACTTGTTCCATCTTCTGGCTGAAGGGAAAGCAACTTACTATACTTTTATGGGGCTGTTCGGGGTGCATGTTGAAGGGTCAACCTCATTCATTGCTGACCCAACAATTCAAATAATGCAATACTTCTTAGTCATCGTCGGAACTCTCGGTTCCATGTACGCGGCTTATAGAATTGCCAAACGGAACTATGGTGTAAGTAAAGCCTTATCCGTCTCCATGCCGTATTTACTTGTCATCTTGCTCTTCGGTATCCTAAACTTCCTTACCTTTACAGTAAGAATGGCAATGCGTATGTAG
- a CDS encoding ATP-binding protein — translation MLNHEFPNQNQARTLFDLIAIGLIVAILTAIHYTNYHYETNYHILLQFAYYLPVIYAAMRFGPTGGILSGLLITLLILPFMTHFHAMNPSAIYTQWVEICLINVIGWLTGFLTGQERRAKRKYHIALTVQKELVEKLKQEGSERERLEGEIRQTERLTALGHMSAGLAHEIRNPLGIMKVSIQLLAQEKSDDGVVSEYCRVMLEECERLNRLVSEFLTFARPREPVRELVTLGKLLDEGVTLIQPALRQHNIELMQARSQVNDQEVEVDPDQMKQVILNILLNAIDAQREGGVIRLEGVQQKGFVGFVVSDEGPGILPDAMPYIYDPFFTTKEKGTGLGLSVVHRILDQHGGKISAENRRERGVQLEILLPLSSERGMHEAITISGLRSR, via the coding sequence ATGTTGAATCACGAATTCCCCAATCAAAATCAAGCTCGAACGCTGTTTGACCTCATCGCGATCGGACTTATTGTGGCGATTTTGACGGCAATTCATTATACGAATTACCATTATGAAACCAATTACCACATTCTATTGCAATTCGCGTACTACCTTCCGGTGATCTATGCAGCCATGCGTTTTGGTCCAACTGGGGGAATCCTATCAGGCTTGCTAATTACTCTCCTCATCTTACCGTTTATGACGCATTTTCATGCCATGAATCCATCCGCCATTTATACGCAATGGGTAGAAATCTGCTTAATCAATGTCATCGGCTGGTTGACAGGATTTTTAACTGGACAGGAACGAAGGGCAAAACGCAAATATCATATCGCCTTAACTGTTCAAAAGGAACTAGTAGAGAAGTTAAAGCAAGAAGGTTCGGAACGCGAACGATTAGAGGGCGAAATCCGACAAACTGAGCGATTAACGGCGCTGGGGCATATGAGTGCCGGGCTAGCTCATGAAATACGCAATCCCTTGGGGATTATGAAAGTGAGTATTCAACTCCTAGCTCAGGAAAAAAGCGACGATGGAGTCGTTTCGGAATACTGCAGGGTGATGCTGGAAGAGTGTGAACGGCTAAATCGCTTGGTGAGCGAGTTTCTGACCTTTGCCCGTCCGAGGGAACCAGTACGAGAGCTGGTCACTTTAGGAAAACTCTTGGACGAAGGAGTTACCTTGATCCAACCCGCCCTGCGGCAACACAATATTGAGTTAATGCAAGCACGTAGCCAGGTTAACGATCAAGAGGTTGAAGTGGACCCAGATCAGATGAAGCAAGTGATCCTGAATATCTTGCTTAATGCCATTGATGCTCAGAGAGAAGGTGGTGTTATCCGACTAGAGGGAGTTCAACAGAAAGGTTTTGTAGGTTTCGTCGTCAGTGACGAGGGACCCGGTATTTTGCCAGACGCCATGCCCTATATTTATGACCCGTTTTTTACGACAAAGGAAAAAGGGACCGGATTGGGCTTATCCGTTGTGCATCGCATTCTTGATCAGCATGGGGGGAAGATATCCGCTGAGAATCGGAGAGAACGAGGGGTTCAGCTAGAGATATTGCTGCCTTTAAGTTCTGAACGAGGAATGCATGAGGCCATCACAATTAGCGGCTTACGTAGCCGTTAA
- a CDS encoding UvrD-helicase domain-containing protein, which yields MPKNKPSDLLERRKIEKSLQINYVVEAGAGAGKTTCLIRRMLSLVKSGAITVGQMSAITFTRKAATELRERFQTELEEACRTEQVSEVKERLQQALIDLDESFLGTIHSFCASLLRERSVEAGLDPEFEELNSIEETQLQDNVWESYLLNVKFDSPQLLDSLNNIGIKVTELKPAFGYLSQYPDVLMAYTEVLKPDIKQAFERLTLLVKRAKQTLPSQEPEKGWDSLQKAILKANRQLEYFDLTIESNMISLLKIFDRQFKVTQKGWNTAGEAKQFRDEFNNFAEGNVTPLMQTWREYCHHILIEFIIPAVRLYEQERFKRSTLNFQDLLLITRNMLRDHPQVRTYFQGKYPRILVDEFQDTDPLQAEILFYLTGQDTDEKDWRKLIPKRGALFVVGDQKQSIYRFRRADIETYNLVKRLIVAGGGEVLKLTSNFRSVEALGDFLNPIFRRIFPELESPYQAEFSPLQALRPNGNAAVGVRILNIPEEYTNKDEIFSADADLIARYIRHSLDKGISQIQPDCHSSGEQTLKAEPRDFLILLRFKDSMDCYARALEKHGIPFGITGASSLKNSRELIELYKLVRVLDDPDNQVLLIGVLKGMFFGISDDDLYQIKRAGGNFNIFSPIPEEIDTELTHKYGNALNKLRDYFNLIGQSMPTVVLSKIIADIGLVPFTIGINGSQSRCAYLYQAVELLRHAERSGKTRFDQMVIVLGSLLSASNEEELNLSAKEENVVRLMNLHKAKGLEAPVVFLAQPYKKVPERVEIHIRRQGQEPVGYFAFTRQKGFQTECLAQPLGWEDYKDDELRYLSAEEDRLVYVAATRSKNLLIVSRSLKDKDMRKNPWALLLEGAAEELIVPEQAVKLLDKEDLTVEFKPQHFIEANEHFHDWIANSSIPTYRTESPTGLKRNLFTHEIKRGSGGGISWGLVIHKVFEELVKGEDELDRIILMALQENGEPPDRKDEVIQVVESFRKSDLWKRIVKADIRYTEVPFSLKVTPNDPFFAQLTMEKEDAIAVVLSGVIDLVFKEHESWVIVDYKADRVQDVSDLSTIIEYYSQQVKTYCHVWEDITGENCSGEIYFIDKEQVMSVC from the coding sequence ATGCCTAAAAACAAGCCTTCCGATCTTCTTGAAAGAAGAAAAATTGAAAAAAGTCTTCAAATTAATTACGTAGTAGAAGCTGGTGCGGGAGCAGGAAAAACTACTTGTCTGATTCGGCGTATGTTAAGTTTAGTAAAGAGTGGCGCAATAACAGTAGGGCAAATGTCAGCGATTACATTCACTCGCAAGGCTGCAACCGAACTGAGGGAGCGTTTTCAAACAGAGCTCGAAGAAGCTTGTCGGACAGAACAAGTTTCTGAGGTTAAAGAAAGATTACAACAAGCGCTCATCGATTTAGACGAGAGCTTTTTAGGTACAATACATTCTTTCTGTGCTTCTCTATTACGGGAAAGGTCTGTTGAAGCTGGGCTGGACCCGGAATTTGAGGAATTGAATTCTATTGAAGAAACTCAATTACAGGACAATGTGTGGGAGAGTTATCTCCTAAATGTTAAGTTTGATTCTCCTCAACTTCTAGACAGTCTGAATAATATTGGAATCAAGGTCACCGAGTTAAAACCAGCCTTCGGTTACTTAAGTCAGTATCCCGATGTATTAATGGCATATACAGAAGTACTAAAGCCTGACATAAAGCAAGCTTTTGAAAGGCTGACGCTTCTCGTTAAACGAGCAAAACAAACTCTCCCTTCTCAAGAACCTGAAAAGGGCTGGGACAGTCTTCAAAAAGCGATCTTAAAAGCTAATAGGCAGCTTGAATATTTCGACCTCACTATAGAATCTAATATGATCTCTTTGCTTAAAATCTTTGATAGGCAGTTTAAAGTAACTCAAAAGGGCTGGAATACAGCGGGGGAGGCAAAACAGTTCCGGGATGAATTTAATAATTTTGCCGAAGGGAATGTTACTCCTCTCATGCAAACATGGCGAGAATACTGTCACCACATCCTCATTGAATTTATTATCCCTGCAGTACGCTTGTACGAACAAGAAAGGTTCAAACGATCAACCTTGAATTTTCAGGATCTGTTACTCATTACGAGAAACATGCTTCGTGACCACCCGCAGGTAAGAACTTATTTTCAGGGCAAATACCCACGCATATTGGTTGACGAATTTCAGGATACTGACCCTCTACAAGCAGAGATATTGTTCTATTTAACCGGTCAAGATACTGACGAAAAAGATTGGCGCAAACTTATACCTAAAAGAGGTGCGCTTTTCGTGGTAGGTGATCAGAAACAGTCAATTTACCGGTTCCGTAGGGCAGACATTGAGACCTACAACCTTGTAAAGCGGCTTATCGTAGCTGGTGGCGGAGAAGTATTAAAGCTTACTTCCAATTTTCGTTCGGTTGAAGCGCTTGGAGATTTTCTGAATCCAATCTTTAGAAGGATCTTCCCAGAACTTGAAAGTCCCTATCAAGCTGAATTTAGCCCGCTACAAGCCTTAAGACCGAATGGGAATGCAGCAGTTGGGGTTCGTATACTGAACATCCCTGAGGAGTATACCAATAAAGATGAGATTTTCTCTGCGGATGCTGACTTAATTGCCCGCTACATACGTCATTCACTGGATAAGGGCATTTCCCAAATTCAACCGGACTGTCATTCAAGTGGTGAACAGACCCTAAAGGCCGAGCCGAGAGATTTTTTGATTCTTCTCCGGTTTAAGGACAGCATGGATTGTTATGCACGGGCTTTGGAGAAACATGGAATTCCCTTTGGTATTACTGGTGCAAGTTCGTTAAAGAACTCAAGAGAGCTGATAGAACTATATAAGCTGGTAAGGGTATTAGACGACCCAGATAATCAAGTATTGTTGATTGGAGTTCTAAAAGGGATGTTCTTTGGGATAAGCGACGATGATCTCTATCAAATCAAAAGGGCTGGAGGGAATTTTAACATCTTTAGCCCCATCCCAGAGGAAATTGATACAGAGTTGACACATAAGTATGGCAACGCGCTTAATAAGCTAAGAGATTACTTTAACTTGATTGGACAGTCAATGCCTACCGTTGTTTTGAGCAAAATTATTGCTGACATTGGCCTTGTTCCATTTACAATAGGCATAAATGGGAGTCAAAGTCGCTGTGCGTATCTTTATCAAGCTGTTGAACTTTTACGTCATGCAGAAAGAAGTGGTAAGACCCGTTTTGATCAGATGGTTATAGTTCTGGGGTCACTATTATCCGCGTCGAATGAAGAGGAATTGAACTTATCTGCTAAGGAAGAAAACGTAGTACGTCTGATGAACCTGCATAAAGCTAAAGGGTTAGAAGCACCGGTTGTTTTTTTGGCGCAACCGTATAAGAAAGTGCCGGAACGGGTAGAGATTCATATCCGACGACAAGGGCAAGAGCCCGTGGGATATTTTGCATTCACCCGCCAGAAGGGATTTCAGACAGAGTGTCTTGCCCAACCTTTGGGGTGGGAAGATTACAAAGACGATGAGTTAAGGTATCTCAGTGCGGAGGAAGACCGACTCGTATATGTTGCGGCAACACGTAGCAAAAATTTGCTAATTGTGAGTCGAAGTCTTAAAGATAAGGATATGAGGAAAAACCCTTGGGCTTTACTGCTCGAAGGGGCAGCTGAAGAACTAATAGTACCGGAACAAGCCGTTAAACTGTTGGACAAGGAAGATCTCACGGTAGAGTTCAAGCCTCAGCATTTCATAGAAGCAAATGAACACTTTCACGATTGGATTGCCAATTCATCAATACCAACTTATCGTACGGAATCACCCACTGGACTAAAACGAAATTTGTTTACTCATGAAATAAAAAGGGGAAGTGGTGGAGGAATTTCGTGGGGTTTAGTGATCCACAAAGTTTTCGAGGAACTTGTTAAAGGAGAAGATGAGTTAGATCGAATCATTCTGATGGCTCTTCAAGAAAATGGTGAGCCACCAGACAGAAAAGACGAAGTGATTCAAGTAGTAGAATCCTTTAGGAAATCGGATTTGTGGAAGAGAATCGTTAAGGCAGATATAAGGTATACGGAAGTACCGTTCTCGTTGAAAGTTACACCAAACGATCCGTTTTTTGCACAGCTAACTATGGAGAAAGAAGACGCCATAGCGGTTGTTCTTTCCGGAGTCATAGATTTAGTCTTTAAAGAACATGAGAGTTGGGTGATCGTAGATTACAAAGCTGACAGGGTACAAGACGTTAGTGATTTAAGTACTATAATTGAGTATTACTCACAGCAAGTCAAGACGTATTGTCATGTTTGGGAAGACATTACTGGAGAAAATTGTAGTGGAGAAATTTACTTTATTGATAAAGAACAAGTAATGAGTGTTTGTTGA
- a CDS encoding sigma-54-dependent transcriptional regulator — protein sequence MRRILVADDEANMRWVLERALTKAGYEVETVEDGQLAIDCALAERPDLVLVDLKMPKIDGLSVLHTLKEYYPDLLLVMMTAHGNTSTAVEAMKAGAQDYLMKPFDIDELLITVAKAFEVESLREQVDYLKGEAQNGGWQLVGNSVKMQTVKHLVERVAPTPATVLIQGESGTGKELVANAIHTLSPRVGGPFIRVNCAALTETLLESELFGHEKGAFTGANARKTGRFELADSGTLFLDEIGELSFNVQAKLLRVLQERTFERVGGEKTIKVDVRIIAATNRDLLKEAQEGRFREDLYYRLNVFPIFVPPLRERREDIPGLSEYFLEKLRTYGGSKTLTPEVLSQLMTYTWPGNVRELENVVERMVIISLGAVIGMDSLPLLDTSSKSAKNPESFVLPPEGVSLEEIEKSFLQQAMEQTGGNQSQAAKRLGLSRHAFFYRLEKYGIDSHWGI from the coding sequence GTGCGTCGGATTTTAGTGGCTGATGACGAAGCAAATATGCGCTGGGTTCTAGAACGGGCCTTGACAAAAGCTGGTTACGAAGTGGAAACAGTGGAGGATGGACAACTCGCCATAGATTGTGCATTGGCTGAACGTCCGGATCTTGTCCTTGTGGATTTGAAAATGCCGAAGATTGACGGCTTAAGCGTCCTGCACACGTTGAAAGAGTATTATCCAGATTTACTATTGGTAATGATGACTGCACACGGAAACACCTCCACAGCAGTTGAAGCCATGAAGGCTGGAGCTCAGGATTATTTGATGAAACCGTTTGATATAGATGAACTGTTGATTACGGTTGCCAAGGCCTTTGAAGTAGAAAGCTTGCGTGAGCAAGTGGATTATTTGAAAGGAGAAGCTCAAAATGGTGGTTGGCAGTTGGTGGGGAATAGTGTGAAGATGCAAACCGTTAAACATCTAGTTGAACGTGTTGCTCCAACGCCTGCAACTGTACTTATTCAAGGTGAGTCGGGCACGGGAAAAGAACTGGTGGCCAACGCCATTCATACCCTAAGCCCGCGTGTTGGTGGACCTTTTATTCGGGTGAATTGTGCAGCATTGACAGAGACCCTATTGGAAAGTGAACTGTTTGGACACGAGAAAGGAGCTTTTACGGGGGCCAATGCCCGCAAGACAGGTCGGTTTGAACTAGCCGACAGTGGGACGCTCTTCCTTGATGAGATCGGCGAGTTGTCATTCAACGTTCAAGCCAAATTGTTGCGGGTACTCCAGGAGCGGACGTTCGAGCGAGTGGGTGGAGAAAAAACCATTAAGGTGGACGTGAGGATTATTGCGGCGACGAATCGAGATTTACTCAAGGAGGCTCAAGAAGGACGCTTTCGAGAGGATTTATATTACAGGCTTAATGTGTTTCCAATCTTCGTGCCCCCCCTACGGGAACGTCGGGAGGATATTCCTGGCTTGTCCGAATATTTCTTGGAAAAACTTAGGACTTATGGGGGAAGCAAGACCCTTACCCCAGAAGTCTTATCTCAGCTCATGACCTATACTTGGCCGGGAAATGTACGCGAACTGGAAAATGTCGTGGAACGTATGGTCATAATTTCTCTAGGGGCAGTGATTGGGATGGATAGTTTACCCCTCTTGGACACTTCTTCAAAGTCGGCAAAGAACCCTGAATCTTTTGTATTACCGCCAGAAGGGGTTTCCCTCGAAGAGATTGAGAAATCCTTCCTTCAGCAAGCCATGGAACAAACGGGGGGAAACCAAAGTCAGGCGGCAAAACGCTTAGGGCTTTCTCGGCATGCCTTTTTTTACCGTCTGGAAAAATACGGAATAGATTCTCACTGGGGTATTTAG
- a CDS encoding metallophosphoesterase gives MIYITGDTHREIDITKLNTVKFPKQATMTKNDFVIVAGDFGIGWDNSNEDLYWKNWLTNRNFTTLFVDGNHENYDFLDSLPVSEWNGGKVHFINDSIIHLMRGQVYTIEGNKLFAFGGADSIDKGRRIAGKTWWKREMPSIAEYQEGMINLEKNNWQVDYVITHDCSQNVFEKLMAGLWTKGLTDINMYFQVLEEKLDYRQWYFGHYHDDRQVDQKHRLLYEQVLKL, from the coding sequence TTGATTTACATCACAGGTGATACACACCGTGAAATAGACATAACTAAGCTTAATACAGTAAAATTCCCTAAACAAGCTACAATGACAAAGAACGATTTTGTCATTGTGGCGGGAGATTTTGGAATTGGGTGGGATAACAGCAATGAGGATTTATATTGGAAAAATTGGCTGACGAATAGAAATTTCACTACTCTTTTCGTAGATGGGAACCATGAAAATTACGATTTTCTTGATTCTCTACCTGTTTCAGAGTGGAATGGTGGAAAGGTTCATTTTATTAACGATAGTATTATTCATTTAATGAGGGGTCAGGTTTATACTATTGAAGGTAATAAACTATTTGCTTTTGGTGGGGCAGATTCAATAGATAAAGGGCGTAGAATTGCAGGTAAGACATGGTGGAAGAGAGAAATGCCTTCCATTGCAGAATATCAAGAAGGAATGATTAATTTAGAAAAGAATAATTGGCAAGTCGATTATGTAATTACTCACGATTGTTCTCAAAATGTATTTGAGAAATTGATGGCAGGGTTATGGACGAAAGGTTTAACAGATATCAACATGTATTTTCAAGTTTTAGAAGAGAAATTAGACTATAGGCAATGGTATTTCGGTCATTATCACGATGATAGACAAGTTGATCAAAAACATAGGCTATTGTATGAACAAGTTTTAAAGCTTTAA